The following proteins come from a genomic window of Mycolicibacterium rufum:
- a CDS encoding VOC family protein, giving the protein MTVGRVVPILSVADLPTAVEQYRAVLGLEVVMDHGWIVTLADPDRRHQLSLLTRDATAAVDPTVSVEVDDVDEAYRGAVAAGLRIVHPLSDEEWGVRRFFFADTAGNVVNVLSHRGQST; this is encoded by the coding sequence ATGACCGTCGGGCGTGTCGTGCCGATCCTGTCGGTGGCCGATCTGCCGACCGCCGTCGAGCAGTACCGTGCGGTGCTCGGTCTCGAGGTCGTCATGGACCACGGGTGGATCGTCACGCTGGCCGATCCCGACCGCCGTCACCAGCTCAGTCTGCTGACCCGCGACGCGACCGCAGCCGTCGATCCGACGGTGTCCGTCGAGGTCGACGACGTCGACGAGGCATATCGCGGCGCGGTGGCCGCGGGCCTACGCATCGTCCACCCGCTCTCCGACGAGGAGTGGGGTGTGCGCCGCTTCTTCTTCGCCGATACCGCCGGCAACGTCGTCAACGTGCTCTCGCACCGTGGCCAATCGACCTGA